GCGCACGTCGCGTTCCGGCAGCGCCCCGGTGGAGTGGTGTTCGTCGGTGTACCGCACGGATCGCTACCGACTGACGTCACGCATCGACCGCGGTGTTGGTGTGTAGCGTCAACGAAATCGTGACAGTCTAGCCCCGAATAGGCAGGATGAGAACCATGGGTCGCCACAGTCAACACTCCCGGACCAGCACCCGGACCAGGACCAGCGCCAGGGCACTGCCCTCGCGCACTATCGTCACGTACGCGCTCATCGTCGTCGTGGCGTTGGCCGTCGGCCTCGCCGCTTTCTTCGGACTTCGCCAGCTCTCCTCCCGTAACGCCGCAGCCCCCGCCGAGTCCCCTTCGGCGACGTCCGCCCCCGGCGACGTCGTCTCCTTCACCCCGGCGGACGTCGGCAGCTGCCTCAACTGGAGCCTCGACGACAAGGGGCAGGTGACCAGCTTCGAGCGCGCCGACTGCGAAACCCCACACCGCTTCGAAGTCGCCTCCCGCGAGGACCTGCGCACCTACCCGTCGAGCAAGTTCGCCGACGACGCCCCGCGCCCCGACATCACCCAGCAGGCGCTGCTGCGCCAGGAACTGTGCCGCAACGCGGTACTGCAATACGTCGACGGCCGGCTTGACCCGTCGGGCCGCTTCGTTGTCTCCTCGATCTTGCCCCCGGAATCCAAGTGGGCCGAGGGGGATCGCACGATGCTGTGCGGGGTGCAGTCGAACGACGCCGCCGGCAACATCCTGGAAACGACCGGGCGCGTAGCCCAGGTGGACCAGGCCCGCACCTACGAGCCAGGCACGTGTGCCGCGATCGACGACGCCAGCCAGATCACCGCCGTGCCCTGCGAGCAACCCCACCAGCTGGAGGCGCTGAGCATCGTCGACCTCGCGAAGGACTTCCCGGATAGCCAGCCGACGGTGGAGGAACAGGACGAGCTGCTGGAAGAAACGTGCACGCAGGCCGCCATCGACTACCTTGGCGGCGGCGAGGACGGCGAGAAGAGCCTCTACAAGTCCGGGCTGCAGCCCTACTGGATTCCGTTGCAGCCTGAGTCCTGGTCCGGCGGCTCCCACTCCACCAACTGTTTCCTCACCCACGCCACCACCGATTCCGGCTTCTCCGACATCACCGGGACGGCGAAGGACCTGCCGGCGCTGCAGCTCAATGGGGAGCCGCTGCCGGAGACCCCGGCGCCGGTGACCTCCGCCCCGAGCAGCGACGACGATACGACCACCGCCGAATAGAGAGGCGTCCGCCACGATGTACCGCGTCGACGACGCCCGCTTTGACGAGATGGTCGACGACGCCCTCGACGCCATCCCCGAGGCCTTCGCCCGCCGGATGCGCAACCTGGTGGTCCTCGTAGAAGAGCGCAACGACGACGACCCCACGTTGCTAGGGCTTTACGTGGGAACGCCGCTGCCCGAACGCCACCACGACCACACCGGGTACCTACCGGACACGATCTTCATTTACCGCGACGCCCTGGAGGAGTTCTGCTCCACCGAGGCCGAACTCGCCGAGGAGGTCCTGGTCACCGTGCTGCACGAGGT
Above is a genomic segment from Corynebacterium uterequi containing:
- a CDS encoding septum formation family protein — protein: MGRHSQHSRTSTRTRTSARALPSRTIVTYALIVVVALAVGLAAFFGLRQLSSRNAAAPAESPSATSAPGDVVSFTPADVGSCLNWSLDDKGQVTSFERADCETPHRFEVASREDLRTYPSSKFADDAPRPDITQQALLRQELCRNAVLQYVDGRLDPSGRFVVSSILPPESKWAEGDRTMLCGVQSNDAAGNILETTGRVAQVDQARTYEPGTCAAIDDASQITAVPCEQPHQLEALSIVDLAKDFPDSQPTVEEQDELLEETCTQAAIDYLGGGEDGEKSLYKSGLQPYWIPLQPESWSGGSHSTNCFLTHATTDSGFSDITGTAKDLPALQLNGEPLPETPAPVTSAPSSDDDTTTAE
- a CDS encoding metallopeptidase family protein encodes the protein MYRVDDARFDEMVDDALDAIPEAFARRMRNLVVLVEERNDDDPTLLGLYVGTPLPERHHDHTGYLPDTIFIYRDALEEFCSTEAELAEEVLVTVLHEVGHYFGMDEDHLHELGWG